The following is a genomic window from Amycolatopsis sp. BJA-103.
GGGGCAGCCGTTGAGGTGCACGGTCACCGGGTTCTCGATCTCGGCCTGGATGTCGGCGAGCCGCTTCTCCAGTTCGTCGACCAGCTGGATGGCGCGGGCCTTGGTCTCGACGATGGCGAGCTTGCAGTACTCCAGCCCGGTGCAGGCCATGATCCCGCGCCGCCACGGCGACGGCTCGGTCTGCAGGCCGAGGTCGGCCAGTTCGGCCTTCAGCCCGGCGACCTCGGCTTCGGGGACGTCGAGGACGACGAGTTTCTGTTGCGGCGTAAGCCTGACGCGGTTCGATCCGGCGCGTTCGACGGCCTTCGCGACCGCCAGCAGGGTGGCGCCGGAGACGCGGCCCGCGATCGGCGCGGCGCCGACGTAGAACTTGCCGTCGGTCTGCGGGTGCACGCCGACGTGGTCGATCTGGGTGGCGGGCACCTCGGGCGCCGGGCCGTCGGTCAGCTTGCGCTTGAGGTACTCGTCCTCCAGCACCTGGCGGAACTTCGCGGCACCCCAGTCCTTCACCAGGAACTTGATGCGGGCGCGGGCGCGCAGGCGCCGGTAGCCGTAGTCGCGGAAGACGCTGATCACGCCTTCCCAGACGTCGGGGACCTCTTCCAGGGGGACCCAGGCGCCCAGCCGCTGCCCGATCATCGGGTTGGTGGACAGGCCGCCGCCGACCCAGAGGTCGAAGCCGGGCCCGTGCTCGGGGTGGTTCACCCCGACGAAGGCGATGTCGTGGATCTCGTGGGCGACGTCCTGCTGGCCCGAGATCGCGGTCTTGAACTTGCGTGGCAGGTTCGAGTACCGCGGGTCGCCGATGTAGCGGCGTTTGATCTCGTCGATCGCGGGCGTGCCGTCGATGACCTCGTCCGCGGCGATGCCGGCGACCGGGGAGCCGAGGATGACGCGCGGGCTGTCGCCGCAGGCCTCCATCGTGGTCATCCCGGCCTTCTCCAGCTTGGCCCAGATCGTCGGGACGTCCTCGACCTGGATCCAGTGGTACTGGATGTTCTGCCGGTCGGTGATGTCGGCGGTGTCGCGTGCGTGGGTCTGCGAGATCTCGGCGAGCACGGCGAGCTGATCCGTGGTCAGCGCGCCGCCGTCGAGCCGGACCCGCAGCATGAAGTAGCGGTCGTCGAGCTCTTCGGGCTCCAGCGTCGCGGTGCGGCCGCCGTCGATGCCCGGCTTGCGCTGGGTGTAGAGGCCGAACCAGCGGAACCGGCCGCGGAGGTCACCGGGGTCGATCGAGTCGAACCCGCGGTGGGCGTAGATGTTCTCGATCCGCGCCCGGACGTTGAGCGGGTCGTCGTCCTTCTTGGACCGTTCGTTGGGGTTCAGCGGTTCGCGGTACCCCAACGCCCACTGTCCCTCGCCCCGTTTTTGTTTGACCCGGGGCGTGCGGGCAGGGGTCTCGCGCGTGGGCGACGACATGGGAGTCCTCCGGCAGATCGTGGTGGTGGCGGGGAGTCAGCGGTTCGTCGCACAGAGCGCGCTGGCCACACGACGGAGATCCACGTGGCGGCGTGCCACGAGGGTGATTCCGGCGCGGGTCATTCGTTCAGCGTGCCACGCGCCCACTATGTGGTCTAGGCCGGTCCGAATGCTGGGAACAGGGTTCGGATACGACTGTTTCCGCTGTTCAGGCGCCTGTTTCGAAGGTCAAGTCCGGGTTCGCCGCCGCCACTGTGACGCAGAACGCGCAAGCCTCAAGAGGGGAGGACGCGGTCCACGATGAGCCGGATGACGTCTTCGTCGGTGACGTCCGCGAGGACCTCCGGGAGGGTGAGCCGTTCGACGGTGAGCCCGGTCAGGGCGAGATACATCAGCAGGACCTCCGCCCGCCCGCCCGGCATTCCCGCCGAGACGTGCCAGTCGACGCTCATGTCGATGCCCTCGCGGATGGTCTTGGTCAGCTCGGCCGCCAGTTCCGGGCGCCGGGTGGCTTCGAGCCGGAGTTCGAGCAGGGCGAGATACGGCTCGCGGTGGCCGGTCAGCCGTCCCATGAGTTCGCCGAGCAGGACGCCGACCCGGTCGTGGGACGGCGTCTCGGCCTGCGGATTCGCCATGACGTCGGCCGGTGCCGACAGCCTTTCCTGCACGCGGACGCCGACCTCGCCGAGCAGCTGGTCCCGGTTCCGGAAGTAATTGGACGTCGTGCCGGGCGGGACGTCGGCTTCGACGTCCACGGCGCGGTAGGTGAGCCCGCGGGCGCCCTCGCGGGCGAGGACGGTGATGGCGGCGTCGGTGAGGGCGGTCCGGCGCTCCGGGTTCTGTCGCATCGGAACATTCTCCTTGCTTCGATCAAACCACTATGTCTATAGTACTACACATCAAGTGGTTCTTCTGGGAGGAAAACACCAAATGCAACTCAGCGGTTTCGGTGCCTGTGTGCTCGTCGACGACATCGCCGAGACCACCGCCTGGTGGAAGCGGCACCTGCAGTTGACGGTGACGATCGAGCTCGACTGGTTCTCGAGCCTCAACGTCGGAGTGCCGGGCTATGAGATGAGCTTCGCGAAGCGCGGTCACAAGGCCACGCCGGAGCCTTGGCGGGCGCAGGAGCCCGCCGGGTCGATGGTCGGCCTGATGGTCGCCGACGCGGCGGCCGAGTACGAGCGGCTGCGCGGGGAGGGGGTCAAGATCGTCACGGAGCTCGTGGACGAGGAATTCGGCCAGCGGCACTTCTATATCGAGGACCTCAACGGCTTCCTCATCGACATCATCGAGGTGATCCCGCCGAGCCAGGAGTGGCTGGCCGCTAACGGGTTGGCCTAGTACCGCTTCGGGTGAGTGGGGCCGCGCGGACTCTCCGTCGCCGCTAGCTTCGGTCTCCGATCCACACTGGACGGAGGAGTTGCGCATGCGCCGATGGGTGGTCGCCGCGATGGTGCTGGCGTCCCTGCTGGTCCCGGGTACGGCTTCCGGGGCCGAGCAGGGGTGCAGGCTGGTTTCGCCCGACGAGGGGGCGGTGCTGCACAAGGGCGGCTCGTACCGGTTCGAGGCGGTCGGCTGCTCGCCGAACGCCCGGGGGCACCTCGCCAACGTGGTGCTGGTCGAGGTGAACATGAGCCGTGACGTCCAGTCCGACGAGTACGGCGACTGGTCGCTCGACTACGTGGTCAACGACTACTCGTTGAGCATGGAGACCCTCGTCTGGGTGCGGTTCGAGGACGGCACCCGCTCGACGTCGGTCAAGGTGCACATCGCCGACAGATAGCGCGATCCGTGAAGGCCTCTTTCCCCGGGGAAGGAGGCCTTCACGGCGTGGGGGACACTGGGGTGTGCCCGCACTGCTGCCCGAAACCACCACGCCCGTCGAGTCGGCGCTCCCCGAGAGCGCGCTGGAAGGGCTCGGCACCCGGCCGTTCGGTGTCTACGTGCATGTCCCGTTCTGCGCGACCCGGTGCGGCTACTGCGATTTCAACACCTACACCGCCGGTGAGCTGGACAGCGATTCGTCGCCGCAGTCCTGGCTGGAAGGCCTCAAGCGCGAGTTCGACCTGGCCGCGCGCGTCCTCGGGAAGCCGCCCGCGGTCGACACCGTCTTCGTTGGCGGAGGCACTCCGTCGCTGCTCGGCGCCGAAGGGCTCCGAAGCGTCCTCGACGCCGTACGGGACACGTTCGGCCTCGCGCCCGACGCCGAGGTGACGACGGAGTCCAATCCGGAGTCCACCTCGCGCGAGTTCTTCGACGGTATCCGTGACGCCGGATACAACCGGATCTCGCTCGGGATGCAGTCGGCCGCACAGCACGTCTTGAAGATCCTCGACCGCGTGCACACCCCCGGCCGTCCGGTCGCGGCGGCGGCGGAAGCACGGGCCGCCGGATTCGAGCACGTCAACCTCGACGTCATCTACGGCACACCGGGGGAGCGGGTCGAAGACCTCCAGGCTTCGCTGGACGCGGTGCTGGCCGCCGGTGTCGACCACGTCTCGGCGTACGCGCTGATCGTCGAGGAGGGCACCGCGCTCGCCCGCCGCATCCGCCGCGGCGAACTGCCCGCGCCGGACGACGACGTGCTGGCCGCCGACTACGAACTGATCGACCGCGTCCTCGCTCCGGCGGGTCTGCGCTGGTACGAGGTGTCCAACTGGGCGACCTCGGAGGAATCCCGCTGCCGGCACAACATCGGCTACTGGCGCGGCGGCGACTGGTGGGGCGCCGGGCCGGGCGCGCACAGCCACGTCGGCGGCGTCCGCTGGTGGAACGTCAAACATCCGGCCCGGTACGCCGCCTCGCTCGCCGCCGGGGACTCACCGGCCGCGGGCCGCGAACTGCTGACCGACGAAGACCGGCATCTGGAACGCGTGATGCTGGAACTCCGGCTGTCCGAAGGACTTCCGCTCGACGCCCTCGACGACGACGGCCGGGCCGAAGCCCGCGTCGCCGCCGCCGAGGGGTTGCTCGATCAGTCCGCTTTGGACGGTCAGGACCGGGCGGTGCTGACCGATCGCGGGCGGTTGCTCGCGGATGGACTGGTGCGGCGGCTCACCTGAGGCCCAGCGCCCGGTCGACCCACCGGCCGACCGGCAGCGCCACCACGACGGCCGCCAGCGCCAGGTGCACCACCATGAACGCCACCGCAGCGGGAACGCTCGGCGGCCCGCCGAGGAACACGATCATGTGCGACGCCCACTTGAGCTCCGCCGGTTTCGTCCCGGCGGACCAGACGTCGTTGAGCGCCCAGAACGTCAGGTCGTTCGCGCCCGAGATCACCACCAGGATCGCGGCGACGCCGGTCTTGAGCACGTTCGCCGTCCGGCCGCCGCCCAGCCGGTACGCCATCAGCCCGAACAGGACGATGAACGTCACGACGAACAGTTCGAACTGGTACACCGGCTGGAAGGCGTCCTCGTCGGTGGCCGCGTTCCTGGCGAACGCCTGGATCCGCATGACCAGTTCGGTGTCCAAATAGGACATGTAGACGAACACCGCGAGCACGATCAGCGCGGGACCCCACTTGGTGCGAGGGAAGAGCGCCACCGTCGCGACCGCGAACACGAACGGGCACAGCTTGAACGCCCAGTCCACGACGTTGTCCAGCGTCTGGTCCGGCGGCAGGACCACCATGATCAGCAGCGCGGTCATCACAGCCGGGACGGCGGCCACCAGCCACAGCCACTTTCGGCGCCGGTAGAGCGCGGGAACCCAGCCATCCGTGCTGGGCAGCGTGGCGGTCACAGGGTGTCCTTCTCGGCCCAGAACGGCCCGAGGGCGAGCGCGTCGACGTCGGTCTTCAGGTAGCAGGCCACCGCGTCGGCCGGGCTGGCGACGATCGGTTCGTTGTTGTCGTTGAACGAGGTGTTGACCACCATCGGCACCCCGGTGAGCTTCTCGAACTCGCTGATCATCCGGTAGTACAGCGGATTGCCCGGCTCGCTCACCGTCTGCACGCGGGCGGTCCCGTCGACGTGGGTGATGGCCGGGACCTCGTCGCGTTTGTCCGGCAGGACGTCGAACACCAGCAGCATGACCGGCGACGGGTAGTCGCTGACGAACCAGTCGCCCGCGCGTTCCGCCAGGCATGACGGGGCGAACGGCCGGAACGCCTCGCGGTGCTTGACCTTCTCGTTCATCCGCGTCTTCGAATTGGGGTCGCGCGGGTCGGCCACCAGCGAGCGGTTGCCGAGCGCGCGCGGCCCGCATTCCATCCGGCCCTGCACCCAGCCGATGATCTTGCCTTCGGAGATCTTCTTCGCCGTGTGCGCGGCGATGTCGTCGACCTTGGTGTAGTGGACTCCGGCGTCCTGCAGGGCCAGTTCCATCTCGGCCTCGGTGTAGTCCGGTCCGGTGTAGGTGTAGCCGTCGCGGGGGCGCGGCTTGCCGTACTTGCCGACCGACACCTCCAGCGCCGCGCCGATCGCGCAGCCGTCATCGGCGGCGGCGGGCTGGGCGAAGAAGTCTTCGAACGGGGTTTCCAGCAGGATCCGCCCGTTCATCACGCTGTTCAGCGCGACACCGCCCGCGACGGACAGCCTCCGTGACCCTGTCTCCCGCTGCAGCCAGCGCGCCAGGTGCAGCCCGGCCTCCTCCAAGGTGACCTGCGAGGCGTACGCGATGTCGCAGTAGTGCTGCGGCACCGGGTTCTCGGCGGTGACCCGGGTCTTGGGCCGCGCCGGGCCGAACAGGTCGGTGAACTTCTTCGACATCACGTGCTTGCCGGTGCGGTGGTGACCGAAGAAGCCGAGATCGAGCTCGTAACCGCCGTCGTCGTCGAGATGGATCAGCTGCTTGAACGCGTCGACATAGGTGTCAGTGCCGAGCGGCGCCAGTCCCATGATCTTTCCTTCGTCACGGGTCGGGTAGAAGCCGAGGTAGCCGGTGACGCCGGCGTACATCGCGCCGAGCGAGTGCGGGAACTTGATTCGCCGGATGTCGATGATCCGGTTCCCCTTGCCGTGCCCCAGATAGGTCGCGGTGCCGTCGCTGCCGATGCCGTCGAAGGTGAGCACCGCCGACTCTTCCCACGGTGAGATGAAGTACCCGCTGGCGGCGTGCGCCTTGTGGTGGTCGACCAGATGCGTCTTGAACTTCGTCGGCCCGGTCCAGCCCACGGCTTCCTTCACGTCGCGTTCGAGGGTGTAGGAGCGCTTGAGGTGCGCGAGCACCGCGCCGCCGACGTGGTAGTCGTCGACCCCTTTGCCACCACCGGTCTTGAACGTCTCCACCAAGCTCGCCGAGGAGCCGCCGTCGTCGCCGTTCCGGTTGCGGAACACCTCGAGCGTCGCCGGGAAATACCGCGCGAACACCTTCGCCGCGTGGATGCCCTCGCGCCAGCGCTGCCAGTAGTAGGCGACGTGGTCGACGTCGGCGAGCGTGATCCCGCCGCGCTCCAGGCAGAACTTGATCGCCTCCGCGGGAAAGCCCCCGTCGTGCTTCACCCGGGTGAAGCGTTCCTCTTCGGCGAACGCGATGATCTCGCCGTCGCGCACGAGCGCGGCCGCCGAATCGTGGACCCTGCTGATACCCAGTACGTACATGTTCCTTCTCCAGTGCGACATTCAGAGTTCGGGATGATGGCGGCGCAGTAGCCGCCGGAGCACGGCCGCCCGCACACCGATGGCGAAGACGAGGGCGGCGAACCCGCCGACCGGGCCCATCGCCGGGACGAGCGCGGCGGCGGCCAGCGGAGTGGCGACGAGTCCGGCGATCGAGGCCGCCGCGGTCAGGGTGAGGACCTTGCTGTTGGTGTTCTCGATCAGGAAGCCCGCGTAGAGCCGGACGGCGAACAGCACCGTTTCGGCCAGGACGAAGACACCGAGCACCACGTACGCGCCGACGGTGTCCTCGGCGGTCAGCACCACGCGGGCCGCCGGGATCGCGAGTGCGATCCCCGCCAGGACGAGGAAGACCAGCGAGCCCCGTTCGACCAGCTTGAGCAGCTCGGCGGCCCGGGCCCGGCCCGCCGCCGCCCCGCTGCCGCGCATCCGTGCCGAGATCGCGGGCTGGTGCACCCTCAGCTGATAGAACAGCAGTGAACAGAACGCGCTGCTGGCCAGCAAAGCGAGGTAGAACGGTCCACTGTCGACGGTCCGGCCCGCCAGGGCGAGGACCCCGAACACCGTCGACGTCGCCAGGACGTCCAGTACCTCGGTCAGCCCGAGCAACACGGTGGTGCGGCCGAACGCGGGCCAGAGCCGGTGACCGTCGATCCTTTCCGCGCGCAGCCACTCCTTCGGCAGCAACGCGGCGGAGCCCGCCAGGATGAGAAGGATCCCGCCGAGCAGCAACGCGAGGTGCGTCAGCGGCGACCAGCGCGCGAACCAGGTGCCCATGGTCACGACGCCGACCACCAGCGCGCCCGCGGTGAAGGCCAGCGCGTCCAAAGTGGACTTGCCGCGGAACCGGTGCAGTCCCGAGACGGTCATCAGCAGCCCACTGGAGATCGACCAGCTCGCGGCCGTCAGGTACAGCGCCGCGTCCGAACGCGGGGCGAGCACGAGCGCGACGGCCATCGCCGCCAGGACCACCAGCACGGGCACCGCGGCCATCCGGATCGCCAGTGCCGCGACCGCGTTCCGGGTCACGTTCAGCCGGGGCAGGCATTTCAGCGCGGACTTCTCGGCCGCCGACGGGACGAAGTTCAGCCACGACATCAGCCCGAGCGCGGTGGCGAACCGGCCGTAGTCGTGTGCTCCCCATGCGGTGATCAGGACCAGCCCCATGGCCTGGATCGCCAGCCGGAAAACGCCCCGGCCCGCGAGCAGCCGCAGCACCGTCGAACGTTTCGGCGCCGCGATCGACGCGGTGCCCTCGGAAAGCGAGGTTCCGGTCAAGGGAGCGGTACCGCCAGACCCTGCTCGTCGAGCAGGAACTTCAGGGTGCCGCGCATCTCGTCCTCCGCCGCCAGCACGTCGGGGACGGTCGGCGCCGAAAGCACGGCGTAGCCCATCTTGTAGCCCGCCTGCTCGTACGGCTTGACGAAGGAATCCTCTTCCGCGAACAGCTCCAGGCTGCTCACCGAGGGCATCGCGCGGACCTCGTCGGTGCCTTCGATCCGGACGATCCGGCCGCCTCGGTCGGACGCGAGGATGTGCACCAGCGTCGGCCTCGGGTCGCGCGGCGAGAGCACGACCTCGCCGCCGGTCGCGGCGGCGATCCCCGCGGCGATCAGATCGACGCCGGTGCTGAGCGCGATCGCCTCCGCCAGGCCGTTCCCGCCCATCCTGGCGCCCATTTCGATCAGGTAGAACTTCCCGTCGCGGCCGAGGACGGCGTCGAGCGTGAGCGGCCCGGTGCGGTAGCCGAGTTCCGCGCACAACGCGGTCAGCATGAGCGGCAGCGCCCGATCGACCACCGGCGGCAACCCGGCGGGCAGGAGGTGGGACGCCGTCACGAAGAACGGCGGCGGGGTGAGTGTGCGCCGGGTGACCGCGTGGAACACGATCCGGCCGTCGACCACGAGCGCTTCGATCGTGTAGTGCGAGCCGTCGAGGTGCTCTTCGACGACGAGCCGTCCGGACGGCGAGAACGCGAGCGACTCGGTGAACGCGGTGTCCAGACCGCCGGGGCTCGGGCACGAGACGACACCGCGGCTCCCGGAGGAGTCGACCGGTTTCACCAACGTGGGGAACCGCAGCTGTTGCGCGGCGAGGGCGAGATCCGGCCCCGGTTTCCCGCCGACACTGCGGTAGGTCGGCAGGCGCAGGCGGTCGCAGAGCGCGCGGAAGACGGACTTGTCGACGGAAGCGGCGACGGCGGCTTCGGGCAGCGGATCCGGCAGGTTCCAGTGCCGGGTGAGCCAGGCGAGCGTGGGCAGCCCGACGTCGCTGGCCGGGCAGAGCACCCCGGCGATGTCGTCCCGCCCGTCCAGCGCGGCCGCGATCTGTTCCGGCGCGCGGACACTGACCTGCACGAACTCGTCGGCCAGCGCCACCGCCGGCGCGCTCGCGCGGACGTCGACGCAGATGGTGCGGAACCCGAGTTCCCGCGCCCGGTGGTACGTGCTGACCGAACCGTCGGCGCCGCCCAGGATCACCAGGCTCCGAGGCGCCGCCGTGTCTTCGGTGTTCTTCACTCCCGCTTGCCTTTCCCCAGGATGGACCTCGGCGAAGGCCGAGGCGTAGAGGCGGTCGTCCTCGTCGACCGCGAAGTTGGCTTCCCTGATGTAGAACTGCCGTGGCCGTGGTTGCCCCGCGCCGACCACGACCAGGTAGCGGACGGTCAGCGCGAGCACGGTCAGCAGCACGGCGAACATGACGAACTCCAGCGCCGCAGCGGCGTTCAGGCCGAGAAGTCCGGTGGCGGCCGCGATTCCGGCGAGCACCGAGATCCCGGCGGTGAGCATCGCCGTGACCGAAGCCACCGTCGTCAGCCGCCGGGTGAAGCCGACGAACAGTTCGATGGCGTGCGAGGACAGGAAACCGAAGCCCACTTTGGACTCACCGCGTTCCCTGGCCCGGTGTGCCACCGGGACCGTGGTGTAGCGGCTGGTCAGCCTCGGCACGGTGGCCAGGAAGTACGGGGTGCCCAGCCGGAGGCCGACGATTTCGCGCGCGAGTTCCGTGCGCACCAGCCGGAAGGCCGTCGCGCCGGTCGGGATCTCGATGCGCAGCACGCGGCGGCCGAGGAAATGGAAGGCCGCGGTACCCCAGCGCCGCAGTAAAGGATCTTTCCTATTGGTCCGGACGCCGAAAACGGCGTCGTATCCCGCCTCGGCCGCGATGATCAATTTCTTCGCTTCGGCAGCGGGGAACTGCAGGTCGGCGTCGATATGCAAGATCCACGGTTTCCCCGCGTAGCGATAACCCGCGGAAAAAGCGGCCTCGAACCCGAAGTTGCGTGTGAAGGACAGATAGCGCACCCGAGGGTCGGTGTGCGCCAGCGCGCGGATGACGTCCAGTGTCCCGTCCGTACTCCCATCGTCCACATAGATCAGTTCGAGTGGGAGATTCCCCAACTCGGCGATGATCTCCAGGTAGGAGGGCTCCACGTTGTCGACCTCGTTGAAGCACGGGACGACCACGGTGAGTCCACTGTGCACAGGCCCGGGGATCGACGAGTTCATCTGCCTGACCCCTGCGGTGAGTGCGCTAGTGTGTTCGTAGCGTCACCTGTGCTGAGTGCATGATTCATATTTCCCCTCGGCGCGGACCGGCCGGCGGATCGTGCCGGCTCGAAAGGTCCCGGTGTTATAGGCAGGTTCGCTTTGGTCCCGCCAGCACATCCGGAAAATTGGTCCTTTCAGCTCAGTCGAAAAGGTGGGAAGTTCGCCGAAAACCGGATGAACCAGACGTGGGGTGTTCCCAAACCGGTTCCGATGACGCAGGCTTGCGCGCCATGTGGAAAGTGGGGGTGAGTGCCGCCTGGCGTGCCGCTTATCGGCGATCCGTGAGGTCGGCCTTCGCGACGGTGCCGTTCTACCGCGAACGCTGGGCACTCGACGGCAGAACGGATCCCGTGCTCGTGCCCGGCCGGACCGGAACGGACTCCGGCGCGGCACCGCTGTCCGAGGCGGTGCACAAGATCGTCGATCTCGTACCGCTCGCCGGTGGCACGCAACGGATCGAGCCGAATCGCGGGCTGGGTCCCGTGCTGCGCAGGGCACGTTCGGTGACCGGGGACGCACTGGTCGTCGTGCTCGGCGACGAGGGGACGCGCCCGCCGGCGGACCTGCCGGGCGGGGTCCGGTGCTGCGTGGTGGATCCCGACACCCCGGCGCCGGGTGTCCTCGCGGAGTTGACCGCGGCGCTCCGCCGCGGTCGTCGCGTGATCGCGGTCGGCGACGACAAGCAGCTGGCCGTTTTCGCCACCGCGCTGCCCGAAGACCGGGCGTACCGGGTCGAATCCGTACCGCGACGGGAACTGGACACCATGGACACCGGCCCGTACGGAGTGCTCCACGACCCGGCACTGGGCTACCTGGGCGCGATCGAAGCCTGCGGCCGCTGGCATCTCGACTGGCCCCGCGTCCACGCGCGCCCCACCTCGGGCGGGCTCGCGTTCACCCTGCTGCGCCAGGATTCCCCGCGGTTCGTGGACGTGCTCCCGGCGGGCGGGGTGCATGGCGAGATCGCGCCGTGCCCGCGACACGGCACCCCGGTCGTGCTCACGTGAAGATCGCTTTCCACGATCCGCGCACCGATCCCGCCCCGGCGGGCTGGCCGGCGTTCTTCACCGCGGCACGCCTGCATCCGGTGTGGGACTACGGGGTGATGGGACTCGACGCCTGGACCGCGCGGAACCCGCCGGTGCTGGCCACCGTCTCCGGTAGCACCGGGATCGTCGCGGCGTTCTCCGTCCTGGTCTGTCGTCCCCGGCTGCGGTATCGCTTCGCGCCGATGCCGGGACACCGGCTGCTGCGCCCGTTCTGGGCCGAGGTCTGCCAGCCCTGGCTGAGCGGTTACCCGGGACTGGCGTTCGCGCCGCCGGTCCCGGCCGCCGAACGACGTCCGCTGATCCGGGCGTTCGAATGGGCCTTGCGCACGCGGCTCGGACCGGGACTGCTCGGCGTGCTGTACCGGGCGCTCGGGGAGGAATCCGCGAAGGACGTCCAAGGGCGGGGCAGGCTGGTGAAACACGTCGATTCGGTCGCGGTGCTGGACAACCGCTTCGGTTCGGAAGACGAGTGGATCGCGTCGCTGGCGAAGTCGCGGCGTGGCGGGCTCAGACGGCAGCGGCGCAGGTTCGCGGCCGATCCCGGCCTGGTGGTCAAGGGCGGTCCAGGCCGGGGGGATCTGGACAGCGCCGAGGTCGCGGCGCTCATCCAGGCGCATCGTGAACGGCACGGCCGGTTCGCGCTCGACGCCAGGACCATGCCGTCCGCCGCGTTCCTGCACCGGTTCCTCCGGCGGCCGGACGTGCACACGCTGACCTACACCGGCGCCGACGGCAGGCTGCTCGCGGTGAACACCCTGCTCGACCATCCGGACAGCCTGGCGAAACAGCACTGGGGCACCTTGCCGGTGGACGAGGGCGGACGGCAGGGACTGCTGTTCGACTCCTACATCCACGCGATGCGCTACGCCACGCGGCGTGGCGTCAGGGAACTCACCGCCGGGCGCGGACTGCCCGAACTCAAGGCCACGCTGGGATTCCGGGCGCGCCCGGTGTATTCCGCCGCCGTGCCGAGACCGGTACTGGGATGGTGACGATGAAGGTGGCGGAGCGGAGCACCGCGTTCGAGGTCGAAGTGCTCGATCCGAGGAGCGCGGCCGAACCCGCGGGCTGGCGGGAATTCCTGCATCGGGCGAGGTTGTTGCCCGTCTGGGAGTACGAGGTCCTGCGCCGGGAAGCCTGGCTGGCGAAGAACCCGGCGGTGCTCGCGGTGCTTCGCAGGGGAGAGCAGGTCGTCGGCGCGTTCACCGTGATGGTGTGCCGGAGCTGGCGGGCGGACGACTTCGCGCCGCTGTCCGTCCTCGGTGGACGGTTCCGCCCGCGCTGGGCCGAGGCCTATCTCTGGCAGCTCAGCGGTTATCCGGCAGGGGTGCTCGACGAGCGGCTGGACGAGGCCGAGCGGCGGGAAGTGGTCCGCCGGCTCGAACGCGCACTGTGCGCCCACCTCGGCCCCGGGCTGCTGGGCGTGATCTACCGGGCGATGAATCCGGAACTCCTCCCGGCGCTGGCGGGCCGGGGCCGGATGACCCGGGAGATCGACCCGATCGCCGTGCTGCCCAACGACTATTCCACTGTGGACGACTGGGAGCGGGTACTCGGCGACGAGACCCGGAGGACGCTGCGTGACCTGCGCGAGGACGGGGACCTGCGCACCGAAGCGGCTCCCGCCCGCCGGGACCTGGACTGCCACGAACTCGCCGTCCTGCTCAACGCCCACCGCGCCAGGCAGGACGAACGGGCCTGGGCGCAGGGACAGCGGTCGCGGTTCGGCGGGCTGCACATGGACACCCGGAGCCCGATCGCACCGTCCTACCTGGACGTACTCGTGCGCCGCCCGGACGTGATCACCCGGACCTACCGCGACGGATCCGGGCGGCTGCTGGGATTCGGCACGCTGTTCGACTCCTTCGGCGCCTGTGTGCTGCACCAGTGGGCCGCGCTGCCGAGTGCGGACGGTGGCCGAAAAGGGCTCTATGTCGACTTCTACGCCAGGGGAGCGGAGCACATGATCGCGCACGGGCGCCGCGAACTGACCGCCGGCCGGGCGATGCTGGAGAACAAGACCGCGCTCGGCTTC
Proteins encoded in this region:
- a CDS encoding nitrite/sulfite reductase, which encodes MSSPTRETPARTPRVKQKRGEGQWALGYREPLNPNERSKKDDDPLNVRARIENIYAHRGFDSIDPGDLRGRFRWFGLYTQRKPGIDGGRTATLEPEELDDRYFMLRVRLDGGALTTDQLAVLAEISQTHARDTADITDRQNIQYHWIQVEDVPTIWAKLEKAGMTTMEACGDSPRVILGSPVAGIAADEVIDGTPAIDEIKRRYIGDPRYSNLPRKFKTAISGQQDVAHEIHDIAFVGVNHPEHGPGFDLWVGGGLSTNPMIGQRLGAWVPLEEVPDVWEGVISVFRDYGYRRLRARARIKFLVKDWGAAKFRQVLEDEYLKRKLTDGPAPEVPATQIDHVGVHPQTDGKFYVGAAPIAGRVSGATLLAVAKAVERAGSNRVRLTPQQKLVVLDVPEAEVAGLKAELADLGLQTEPSPWRRGIMACTGLEYCKLAIVETKARAIQLVDELEKRLADIQAEIENPVTVHLNGCPNSCARIQTADIGLKGQIVTDEDGKQVEGFQVHLGGGLGLDAGFGRKLRGHKVTASELTAYVERIVRAYLAGREPGERFAQWVTRAEESALQ
- a CDS encoding putative leader peptide, encoding MTRAGITLVARRHVDLRRVASALCATNR
- a CDS encoding TetR/AcrR family transcriptional regulator — protein: MRQNPERRTALTDAAITVLAREGARGLTYRAVDVEADVPPGTTSNYFRNRDQLLGEVGVRVQERLSAPADVMANPQAETPSHDRVGVLLGELMGRLTGHREPYLALLELRLEATRRPELAAELTKTIREGIDMSVDWHVSAGMPGGRAEVLLMYLALTGLTVERLTLPEVLADVTDEDVIRLIVDRVLPS
- a CDS encoding VOC family protein; this translates as MQLSGFGACVLVDDIAETTAWWKRHLQLTVTIELDWFSSLNVGVPGYEMSFAKRGHKATPEPWRAQEPAGSMVGLMVADAAAEYERLRGEGVKIVTELVDEEFGQRHFYIEDLNGFLIDIIEVIPPSQEWLAANGLA
- the hemW gene encoding radical SAM family heme chaperone HemW — encoded protein: MPALLPETTTPVESALPESALEGLGTRPFGVYVHVPFCATRCGYCDFNTYTAGELDSDSSPQSWLEGLKREFDLAARVLGKPPAVDTVFVGGGTPSLLGAEGLRSVLDAVRDTFGLAPDAEVTTESNPESTSREFFDGIRDAGYNRISLGMQSAAQHVLKILDRVHTPGRPVAAAAEARAAGFEHVNLDVIYGTPGERVEDLQASLDAVLAAGVDHVSAYALIVEEGTALARRIRRGELPAPDDDVLAADYELIDRVLAPAGLRWYEVSNWATSEESRCRHNIGYWRGGDWWGAGPGAHSHVGGVRWWNVKHPARYAASLAAGDSPAAGRELLTDEDRHLERVMLELRLSEGLPLDALDDDGRAEARVAAAEGLLDQSALDGQDRAVLTDRGRLLADGLVRRLT
- a CDS encoding carbamoyltransferase family protein, with the protein product MYVLGISRVHDSAAALVRDGEIIAFAEEERFTRVKHDGGFPAEAIKFCLERGGITLADVDHVAYYWQRWREGIHAAKVFARYFPATLEVFRNRNGDDGGSSASLVETFKTGGGKGVDDYHVGGAVLAHLKRSYTLERDVKEAVGWTGPTKFKTHLVDHHKAHAASGYFISPWEESAVLTFDGIGSDGTATYLGHGKGNRIIDIRRIKFPHSLGAMYAGVTGYLGFYPTRDEGKIMGLAPLGTDTYVDAFKQLIHLDDDGGYELDLGFFGHHRTGKHVMSKKFTDLFGPARPKTRVTAENPVPQHYCDIAYASQVTLEEAGLHLARWLQRETGSRRLSVAGGVALNSVMNGRILLETPFEDFFAQPAAADDGCAIGAALEVSVGKYGKPRPRDGYTYTGPDYTEAEMELALQDAGVHYTKVDDIAAHTAKKISEGKIIGWVQGRMECGPRALGNRSLVADPRDPNSKTRMNEKVKHREAFRPFAPSCLAERAGDWFVSDYPSPVMLLVFDVLPDKRDEVPAITHVDGTARVQTVSEPGNPLYYRMISEFEKLTGVPMVVNTSFNDNNEPIVASPADAVACYLKTDVDALALGPFWAEKDTL